Below is a window of Candidatus Viadribacter manganicus DNA.
CGATACGGCGGAAGCCACCTGGGACGCGCTCGTTGAACAGGGCCTTGGCAAAGCCCACGACAACAGCGCCCCGGACGTGGTCCAGAAGGACATCTAAGCTTGGCGGGATCGCCCCTGCTCAATGTCACTTCCGCCTCTCACGCCTCAGCACGGGCGTCCTCTACCTAAGATCACTCTCACCAAGAGAGCGAACCGAAGAGGAAGAAGTCGTGAAAAAGTACGTTATCGAGCGTCAGATTCCCGGTGTCGACAAGATGGGCGCAAGCGACCTGTCTGGCGCCGCGAAAACCTCAAACACCGCGCTGGCCCAACTCGCACCGAAGGTGCAATGGGTCCATTCTTACCTCGCCCAGGACAAGACCTTCTGCATCTATCTGGCCGAGAATGAAGACGCGATCCGCGAACACGCGCGCATCAGCGGCTTCCCGGCCAACAAGATCACCGAGGTCACGGGCATGATCGACCCCACCACGGCGCGGGGCTGATAGCGTTTGGCTACGTTAAGGCCTAAGGTGACCCCATGAGCGAATTCGAAGTGCTCAACGTTACGGTCATCCTGTTGGACGATGGCTACGCGTCCACGGCGCTCATGCCGATTGAAGTCTTTCACTCGGCAGGAGCACTGTGGCGCGAGCTGCGCGGCGAAGCGCCTGAACCGCGCTTTCGCGTCACCACCGCATCGATCGACGGCAAACCCGTGCGTAGCCCGTACGCCGGACTCAGCATGTCGCCGGAAACCAAGATTGCGGCGATCGATCGGACCGACATCGCGATCATCCCGACATCGGGCCTCTGCTTCAATGAGAAACTGATCGAAAATAGCGCCCTGCTGCCCTGGCTGCAGAAGCAACACGCGCACGGCGCCTATCTCGCCGGCGTGTGCATGGGCGCAGCTTACCTTGCCGAAGCGGGACTGCTCGATAGCCGCCAAGCCACAACTCACTGGGCAATAGCGGACGCATTCCGCCAGCGTTGGCCCAATGTCGATTGGCGACCCGACATGTTCGTCACTGAAGACGCACGACTGCTCTGCAGCGGCGGCCTGACAGCCGCGGCTGACGTCAGCCTCTATCTCGTCGAGAAGCTCTGCGGGCATGAAGTTGCAGTTCAAACCGCGAAGTCACTACTGCTAACGATGCCGCGCACGCACCAATGCGGTTACGCCGTGCTGCCGTTCTCACCGGCGCACGACGATGATCGCGTTAAAGCCGCAGAGCACTTCATTCAAGCCAATTTCAAGATCCCGCTCACCACCGAAGGTATCGCCAGCCACGTAGCGATGAGTTCACGCACGCTCATTCGCCGCTTCAAAGCCGCGACCGGCCGCCTTCCCGGCGCGTATTTGCAAGCCGTCCGCATCGAAGCGGCAAAGTCGATGCTTGAGAGCGACGACGCGCCCATTCAAGCCGTCGCATCGTCAGTCGGATACGACGATGCTGCGCATTTTCGCGAGCTCTTCAAACGCTCGAGCGGCATGACGCCGGCTGAGTATCGCGCGCACTTCGCCGAGCTTCGCGTGCGCCAAATGGAACAGACAGCACTCGCAAATCGCTGATGCGCGCGGGCCACACACGACCCTCGCCACACTTTTTCCGCGTGACAACGCCGCAAATCACATGATACACGCGCGCGCCTTTCGGAGACGCATCGTGAAAACGTTGAACATCATCACCAGCAACCCA
It encodes the following:
- a CDS encoding GlxA family transcriptional regulator, producing the protein MSEFEVLNVTVILLDDGYASTALMPIEVFHSAGALWRELRGEAPEPRFRVTTASIDGKPVRSPYAGLSMSPETKIAAIDRTDIAIIPTSGLCFNEKLIENSALLPWLQKQHAHGAYLAGVCMGAAYLAEAGLLDSRQATTHWAIADAFRQRWPNVDWRPDMFVTEDARLLCSGGLTAAADVSLYLVEKLCGHEVAVQTAKSLLLTMPRTHQCGYAVLPFSPAHDDDRVKAAEHFIQANFKIPLTTEGIASHVAMSSRTLIRRFKAATGRLPGAYLQAVRIEAAKSMLESDDAPIQAVASSVGYDDAAHFRELFKRSSGMTPAEYRAHFAELRVRQMEQTALANR
- a CDS encoding DUF4242 domain-containing protein: MKKYVIERQIPGVDKMGASDLSGAAKTSNTALAQLAPKVQWVHSYLAQDKTFCIYLAENEDAIREHARISGFPANKITEVTGMIDPTTARG